From the Cohaesibacter sp. ES.047 genome, one window contains:
- a CDS encoding 4'-phosphopantetheinyl transferase superfamily protein translates to MDTPKQTGIAAHVKRRTITTLATASADPDLIAVLLPRLSQDEQNRHATLRLFPNRRDYVLAHLLLRSELSRWYPDTPLTGWAFERTDTGKPILSRARHPALGDIDFSLTHTGEMVACAITNYGLVGIDAERRDRKINLARLARDVLTLKERTRIARQAQAAQSEVFIRHWTLKEASLKAIGIGLNADLTTLQCHFSEDPPSGQPMIKVEGLAKSLTMPDLANRHFELFEMPDHCIALAHLMAQTDVTAEINHLELEAFLDQKA, encoded by the coding sequence ATGGACACCCCGAAGCAGACAGGCATTGCGGCGCATGTCAAAAGACGCACCATCACCACCTTGGCCACCGCCTCCGCTGATCCAGACCTGATCGCTGTGCTGCTGCCGCGCCTGTCCCAAGACGAACAAAACCGGCACGCTACCTTGCGTCTATTCCCCAACCGCCGGGATTATGTGCTGGCCCATCTCCTGCTCCGCAGTGAACTCAGCCGCTGGTATCCCGACACACCGCTGACCGGTTGGGCATTCGAACGCACTGACACGGGCAAGCCGATCCTGTCCCGCGCCCGGCATCCGGCTCTGGGCGATATCGATTTCAGCCTCACACACACCGGCGAGATGGTCGCATGCGCCATCACCAATTACGGCCTTGTCGGCATTGATGCGGAACGGCGCGACCGCAAGATCAATCTTGCGCGTCTGGCAAGAGACGTTCTCACGCTCAAGGAGCGCACGCGCATCGCGCGGCAAGCCCAAGCGGCGCAGAGCGAAGTCTTCATCCGACACTGGACGCTAAAGGAAGCCTCTCTCAAGGCCATCGGCATCGGACTGAACGCCGATCTCACAACACTTCAATGTCACTTTTCCGAAGACCCGCCATCTGGGCAACCGATGATCAAGGTGGAGGGACTGGCCAAAAGCTTGACGATGCCCGATCTGGCCAATCGCCATTTCGAGCTATTCGAGATGCCTGACCATTGCATCGCGCTGGCGCATCTCATGGCACAAACGGACGTGACGGCAGAGATCAACCATCTTGAGCTTGAGGCGTTCCTTGACCAGAAAGCCTAG